One Drechmeria coniospora strain ARSEF 6962 chromosome 01, whole genome shotgun sequence genomic region harbors:
- a CDS encoding microsomal glutathione S-transferase 3 produces MSFILELPDQYGLVLAAATATFFLNTVHVGRTSKFRKASGIKYPNAYASTEQADKDPNAYLFNCAQRAHANFTENQTSFLGALLIAGVRYPVPAAVLGFGWNISRLVYLFGYTSSAGPKGRTAGSIGSAMCDLVLKLMSASVSAMFILGK; encoded by the exons ATGTCCTTCATCCTCGAGCTGCCGGATCAATATGG TCTCGTGCTCGCGGCAGCCACTGCCACCTTCTTCTTGAACACGGTCCACGTCGGCCGTACTAGCAAGTTCCGCAAGGCTAGTGGTATTAAGTACCCCAACGCTTATGCCTCTACCGAGCAGGCCGATAAGGACCCGAATGCGTATCTCTTCAACTGTG CCCAGCGCGCCCACGCCAACTTCACAGAGAACCAGACTTCCTTTCTTGGTGCCCTTCTTATCGCCGGGGTCCGTTATCCCGTACCCGCCGCGGTGCTTGGCTTTGGCTGGAACATCTCGAGGCTCGTGTACCTCTTTGGTTATACCAGCTCGGCGGGCCCCAAGGGGAGGACTGC TGGTTCCATTGGCTCCGCTATGTGCGACCTTGTTCTCAAGCTGATGTCTGCTTCCGTCTCGGCAATGTTCATTCTGGGGAAATGA
- a CDS encoding zinc carboxypeptidase, whose translation MKLKSARTVASTGLLLLLLRSANAAGIGPADGSLSRNNADVRLFPFLANVRDAAVELFFGRHPAKARHRTGLRTPDGHRTRAKYTNELVLRFNITGSKEGAAILEAAARLFLDIWVSTTDYVDVRLHADEVAPLLGLLPESLRSSHATLVSDLATAVYQASPLHHGHDSMGPRDAPLELPMPLRAGDNRFFEDYQPLTVIVRWMRLLEAMFPAHVKYMTVGTSFEGREISALRVGVPARSGGNDEPRRTIVVTGGLHAREWISTSTVNYLAWSMITSFGKDRMITKLLTKFDFVFVPAVNPDGVEYTWQVDRLWRKSRQQTIVRFCEGLDLDRSFGYGWEGSQAQNDPCSQSYPGEQSFQAVEAMQLANWARNETLNKVKFVGLWDLHSYSQQILFPYSSSCEAEPPNLENLEEVAAGIAKAIRISNGESYSVASACEGATHVPETRRKTGIQSGGGSAIDWFYHEMQAHFSYQIKLRDTGSFGFLLPRESIIPTGEEMFSAMKYFGDYLLGNNGIEKFSAKAAVADTTDLGLGKGSEIEVKNQELR comes from the coding sequence ATGAAGCTCAAGTCAGCCCGTACCGTCGCCTCGACAGGGCTGCTGCTCTTGCTGCTTCGTTCCGCCAACGCGGCTGGGATCGGCCCCGCTGATGGCAGTCTCTCTCGCAACAATGCTGACGTCCGCCTATTTCCCTTCCTCGCCAATGTACGCGATGCTGCTGTTGAACTCTTCTTTGGCCGCCACCCCGCCAAGGCAAGACATCGAACGGGGTTGCGTACTCCTGATGGGCACCGAACACGAGCCAAGTACACGAACGAGCTCGTCCTGAGGTTCAATATTACCGGTAGCAAGGAAGGAGCCGCGATATTGGAAGCGGCTGCCCGGCTTTTCCTCGACATATGGGTCTCCACCACCGACTATGTGGACGTACGACTACATGCCGACGAGGTTGCCCCCTTGCTTGGACTCCTCCCCGAATCGCTCCGTTCGTCGCATGCAACACTCGTGTCCgacctcgccaccgccgtctATCAGGCGTCCCCCTTGCATCATGGTCACGATAGCATGGGGCCAAGAGACGCTCCTCTGGAGCTGCCAATGCCGCTGCGCGCTGGCGACAACAGATTCTTTGAGGATTACCAGCCACTGACCGTCATCGTTCGCTGGATGCGCCTGCTCGAGGCCATGTTCCCCGCTCATGTCAAGTACATGACGGTTGGGACGTCTTTCGAAGGCCGAGAGATATCCGCTCTGCGTGTGGGCGTGCCTGCGCGGTCaggcggcaacgacgagccACGGCGGACGATTGTTGTTACCGGCGGCCTCCACGCCCGAGAATGGATCTCTACGAGCACGGTCAACTACCTGGCCTGGTCAATGATTACGTCATTTGGCAAGGATCGTATGATCACCAAGCTTCTGACCAAGTTTgatttcgtcttcgtccctGCCGTCAACCCTGACGGTGTTGAGTACACTTGGCAGGTGGATCGTCTGTGGCGCAAGTCTCGGCAGCAAACCATCGTTCGTTTCTGCGAAGGCCTGGACCTGGATCGTAGTTTTGGCTACGGCTGGGAAGGGTCGCAGGCGCAAAACGACCCCTGTTCACAGAGCTACCCCGGCGAACAGTCTTTTCAGGCCGTCGAAGCCATGCAGCTTGCCAACTGGGCTCGCAATGAGACCTTGAACAAGGTCAAATTTGTTGGACTCTGGGATCTGCACTCATATTCGCAGCAGATACTCTTCCCCTACTCATCCTCATGCGAAGCGGAGCCGCCGAACCTGGAGAACCTTGAAGAGGTCGCTGCAGGCATCGCCAAGGCGATCCGAATATCAAACGGAGAATCCTATTCGGTCGCGTCGGCGTGCGAGGGCGCGACGCACGTCCCCGAGACTCGACGAAAGACCGGCATTCAATCCGGGGGGGGGTCCGCAATCGACTGGTTCTACCACGAGATGCAAGCCCACTTCAGCTATCAGATCAAACTCCGAGATACTGGGAGTTTTGGGTTTTTATTGCCCCGAGAATCCATCATCCCAACTGGCGAGGAGATGTTCAGTGCCATGAAGTACTTTGGCGACTACCTCCTGGGAAACAATGGCATCGAAAAGTTCTCGGCCAAGGCAGCAGTGGCCGATACGACCGACCTCGGGTTGGGTAAGGGCAGCGAAATTGAGGTAAAAAATCAGGAGTTGAGGTGA